One window from the genome of uncultured Tateyamaria sp. encodes:
- a CDS encoding EamA family transporter, whose product MTAWLASIEGTETGHNVALCLAILAAFLHAVFGALQKGRHDPWLTRGAIDASYGVMAAPFALFVVPWPEPHMWPIFGVVFVIHVAYKVLQAWAYTKGDFTVVYPVVRGTGPLFTVIGAYLLFSETFTLVQWLGVGVLLTGIYGLALYNLRYLQTNRDTLPMALGLAVITGLFVALYTTYDAYGIRATENPFTFLAWFFMIDGIFMPPVAYMRWRRMANPPAVPPLMLRGVIGGVVAFFSFGSIMMATRLDKVGEAAVLRETSTVFAAIIGWLVLKETVGPRRIALMALIAAGAVIVEMGG is encoded by the coding sequence ATGACCGCTTGGTTGGCAAGCATCGAGGGCACCGAAACCGGTCACAATGTGGCCCTGTGTCTGGCGATCCTTGCGGCTTTTCTACACGCGGTGTTCGGGGCCTTGCAGAAGGGCCGGCACGATCCCTGGCTGACGCGTGGCGCAATCGACGCGTCCTATGGCGTGATGGCAGCGCCATTTGCCCTGTTTGTTGTGCCATGGCCCGAACCGCATATGTGGCCCATTTTCGGCGTCGTTTTCGTGATCCACGTGGCCTACAAGGTGTTGCAGGCTTGGGCCTATACCAAGGGCGATTTCACGGTGGTCTACCCGGTTGTTCGAGGCACCGGCCCGCTCTTTACGGTGATCGGCGCGTATCTGCTGTTTTCCGAGACATTTACGCTTGTGCAATGGCTGGGTGTCGGGGTGCTGCTGACAGGTATCTACGGGCTTGCGCTGTACAATCTGCGGTATCTGCAGACCAACCGTGACACGCTGCCCATGGCCCTCGGCCTCGCGGTCATCACGGGCCTATTCGTGGCGCTTTACACCACTTATGACGCCTATGGCATCCGGGCCACGGAAAATCCGTTTACCTTCCTTGCGTGGTTTTTCATGATCGATGGGATCTTCATGCCGCCCGTCGCCTACATGCGCTGGCGGCGGATGGCGAACCCGCCCGCTGTGCCGCCGCTGATGTTACGCGGTGTGATTGGCGGCGTCGTTGCCTTCTTCAGCTTCGGTTCCATCATGATGGCCACGCGTCTTGACAAGGTGGGCGAGGCGGCGGTGCTGCGGGAAACGTCCACCGTCTTTGCTGCAATCATCGGTTGGCTGGTGCTGAAAGAAACGGTAGGACCGCGCAGAATTGCCCTGATGGCGCTGATCGCCGCCGGGGCCGTGATCGTCGAGATGGGCGGATAA